The Pyrus communis chromosome 8, drPyrComm1.1, whole genome shotgun sequence region GCTACTGCTTTCTTTCTCATATTTCACATAACTTGTTCAATTGTTATTTCTATGTTTAACTAGTTTTTGTATCCCTACGGCGTCTCCGATATGAAAACTCAGTTCGAGAAGCTAAAACTGGTTTTAGCTACACCCTTGCATTGCGCCTGCGTATAAACAAATGAGGATGTAAACCTAACTAGTTTGCTCCAATTTGGGCAGCTGAACGGGGTTCCCCACTTCAAGAATATAATTTTACACATTCCTTTTACCAACTCCGCCAAAATATtacgctttctctctctctctctatctcatcAGAGCATGCATTTTGAAGTACGACAAGGAGTGTTAAAAGTGATGGTAACCGCCCGTTTGCACCCGAGTATATGGTAGATAATGTTTATAGTTTATGGGGGTTTCCTTAGAACATGATTACACACGAAAACATCATTTTCTTAAAGTATAAAACTCAACTAGTTAGCCAACTCATTGAGGTTACAACTCATTCAACCAAGCAGAGATCATCATCGATTTTAGTGGTATTTTCATTGTTTCATGGTCAATATCAATATATTAATTTGTGGGACATAGTAGTGCTGTCCTTTTAAACGAAgattattctttaaaaaaaaattaatgaaaagctttaggtaatgttcattttaacgaaaaatcacatttttaaactaaaaagtcaatcctgatactattcactttaccttttattttgtcattattgtgacatcccacatcgcccaggggagtgatccttatatgtatattcccatccctacctagcacgaggccttttgggagcttactggcttcgagttccatgggaactccgaagttaagcgagtagcgcgcgagagcattcccaggatgggtgacccatcgggaagttctcgtgtgagttcccagaaacaaaaccatgagggcgtggtcggtgcccaaagtggacaatatcgtgctacggtggtggagcgggcccggaaagtggtcccgcccgggccgggatgtgacaattatcgttaaaactctaagttttcaagttcttttcattagttttcctttattttaacttatataatcaaaagaaaactaacgaaaagttcaaaaaaacttatcttttaatgaaaaaccttttttaaaggtataatgaatagtaccagaaaaatgtataaatgtgattttttgttaaaagtgaacagttcCAAAAGTGTTTTTGTTAAATCTCCCTATAATCAAAGACCTTTTTTTGGAAATTCAATAAATATTGAGAAaactttttggattttttaattTCCATCAAGGAGAATAGATTATATACAGAAGATGACAATCAGGTCAACAAGAAAACGCAGAACCTTGTAAACTaattccttcctcttcttgtgTCAAAGATTTGTACACGGACTCTCAGGTAGCAGGTTCAGCAGGACCCTCAGTGCATGACTTGTCAAAGTAACCACAATTAACTTTTACCAAAAAACTAACCACAATTAgtgatttaatttataaaaacaatAGTCCTTTTGACTTCAGCATTAGTCTTGTATTTGTGCTTGTTGGGTGCTTCACGGGTCTCATAAGCATGGATGATTAAGATAAACACTGAAGTATGAGACTTGTCCTAACATTTTCAAACCAAataattgtatttatttattaagagTGATTTTCGCCGCTAATTTTTACCACTtgcattcttttcttttgttatgtTCTTTGTttggaataaaacaagaaaattagcgaataaaaacaacaaaagaattGCATAAAGAGGAGTATAAATAATTACTTTTCTCATGCTGAACTACAAATCCTATCGAAGCTTGtgaaaaacaatttaattaaaaggTGTGTGGAGTTTTGTTTGTTAGTATCAGAAGTAAAACGACAATgaatgttaatcaacacttatgtaataatttaattatcagcATCTGTATTATTTGATTTACGAAATTTGATCTTTCtagcattacttttttttagttcaaattaattaaaataaattaaattaaatgtataAGCGAATAAATAATGTGTGTGATTAATCATCGTCACTCCAAACACTATAGActcatttggaagtgctttCAAAGTGACTAAAAACGCtgttagagaaaatgtttttttttgttccaaaaacactaaaaatgTTTCGTGCAAGAAATATTAATTATGTGCTTTTTATAAGAAgcattttaaatgtttttccaggattcatatgtatttttactaaatattagttccaaaaatatttttataaataacactttcattcattttaaaaacacttccaccTAATTTCATTTTCATCGATTTCCTTTAGTTTGTACATCATTGTACTAAAATTCTCATATTCGTTCCCAGTTATAAGATTCAGTCAAAATTCAAACCCCCATCAACCCTCTCTCTTTTTGCCCTCCTTTCTCGTTTGTCTATTCTTCTCAAACTTCAAAAATTCTCCaatacttcttcttcttccgtttCTTCATTACACGACATGGAAAAAGCTCTGAAACTCATAGAGAAGAAAAGCCAAGGCCAAGGCCAAGCCATGCAAATATTCCAGAACCAACAACAGCGAGAACCACAAGACCAGATCAAGCTAGCTGCGACTGCCATCACCCTCAACGTACGCTTGAGATCATCCGACATGCCAGCCCACATGCAGAACCATGCTCTCCACTACACCAGGTCACTCATCGACTCACCACTACAGCCACCACCAAACCCCAAAACTCGTCCCAACCCAACTCACCTTGCCCGAGCTCTCAAAAAGGTACCTGCATGATACTTTACTTTCAATCACTGTTTTTAGAGAACAACTTGCATGTAAACGGTTCACCGTCATGTGACATTGTGTTCCAATAATACAAGGTCATGTAGAAGAAATTTACATGTACCATTGTATAAGTCTTCTCTATAATCTAGATTGTTtgtatttgtttaattaatctgggttaattaatttaaagtaAAATTAACTGTAGGAGTTTGACTCGGTGTATGGACCGGCGTGGCACTGCGTGGTGGGGACGAGTTTTGGATCCTTCGTGACTCACTCAGCTGGTGGGTTCGTGTATTTCTCTGTCGACGACTCGCTGTCGGTGCTTCTCTTCAAAACGGAGGTCCAGTTGGTCCCGGAACCACAACCACCACAAGAAGCAAAGCCTTCAACTTTGAGTCtttgttgaaaattttgtgTTGACGCGCGATACGTGTTAGTTGTGATTACTCTCCTACTTTGACTAGCATGTACCaatatattttcatttcttttatttttctttaaaaaaaaacaacatgaTGTAGTGATCATCTTTGAGCTTTGCATACAAGAAGGGTGCTTAATTACTGGCtctctttaatttttatcaacTTTAATTTGCTCATTTTGGGGTTTTTTGTTAGGATATAAAGTTCTTACTTTTTGGGTGAGAGGCTTGTCGTCTGTCATCCCCCA contains the following coding sequences:
- the LOC137741380 gene encoding uncharacterized protein; the encoded protein is MEKALKLIEKKSQGQGQAMQIFQNQQQREPQDQIKLAATAITLNVRLRSSDMPAHMQNHALHYTRSLIDSPLQPPPNPKTRPNPTHLARALKKEFDSVYGPAWHCVVGTSFGSFVTHSAGGFVYFSVDDSLSVLLFKTEVQLVPEPQPPQEAKPSTLSLC